In Aegilops tauschii subsp. strangulata cultivar AL8/78 chromosome 3, Aet v6.0, whole genome shotgun sequence, one genomic interval encodes:
- the LOC109739500 gene encoding putative nitric oxide synthase: MGARTRAPEEDAERRRCGKEKRRAQAKKTPSGVACCYGGGAPLRTIEEGSPGHVEPATYDLKKRHNQLKTVLCGRCKLLSHGRCLTK; the protein is encoded by the exons ATGGGCGCCCGCACGCGCGCGCCAGAGGAGGACGCCGAGAGGCGCCGCTGCGGCAAGGAGAAGCGGAGGGCCCAGGCCAAGAAGACGCCCTCCGGCGTCGCCTGCTGCTACGGCGGCGGTGCCCCGCTGCGCACCATCGAGGAGGGGTCCCCCGGCCATGTTGAGCCCGCCACCTACGACCTG AAGAAGAGGCACAACCAACTGAAGACCGTGCTATGCGGGCGGTGCAAGCTGCTGTCGCACGGAAGGTGTTTGACAAAATGA